One stretch of Sander lucioperca isolate FBNREF2018 chromosome 13, SLUC_FBN_1.2, whole genome shotgun sequence DNA includes these proteins:
- the zmp:0000001268 gene encoding CYTL1 domain-containing protein gives MFIFNHLLLVSSLVPLALSYSFYPPTCYTKVLSMARELTQWAADLKRDPETSYCMAHMPDLYLDVHNACVMYKMRTYISLVEGLRDRRCAYTREVRKLGVTLRQLFIIMSEKCHGDLVFTIYDCAALERYPGF, from the exons ATGTTCATCTTTAACCACTTGTTGCTTGTTTCATCTTTGGTGCCGCTGGCACTAAGCTACTCTTTCTACCCACCAACATGCTACACCAAGGTGCTGAGCATGGCACGAGAGCTCACCCAGTGGGCTGCAGATTTGAAGAGGGACCCTGAAACT AGTTACTGCATGGCACACATGCCGGATCTCTACCTTGATGTCCAT AATGCCTGTGTGATGTACAAAATGAGGACCTACATCTCCCTGGTGGAAGGCCTGCGAGATCGCCGCTGCGCTTACACCAGAGAAGTGAGAAAGCTGGGTGTCACTCTTAGACAGCTCTTCATCATCATGTCAGAGAAATGTCACGGG gaCTTGGTGTTCACGATCTATGACTGTGCTGCACTGGAGCGCTATCCTGGATTCTga